AAGATGACCCCTATTCAAGTTATCCGGAATCCATCCAAGCTTCCCGTTTTGTGTGGTTATCTTCGTCACGGCGGTAACGAGCAGAGTGCTCAAATAGTTGCCTAATGCAACAGTTGTTAGTGAAAGAGCTGAGGACAGGCTTCTCATTGCATCAGGTGCTTGGTCGTAGAAAAACTCTATCTGTCCAACAAATGTGAAAACTTCGGCACATCCGACTAGAAAATATTCAGGGACTTGCCAGAAGATTGACATTGGAATAGACTTAAGATCATAGTAGTTGTTCTTCCGGACAATTTGAAGCCGGACCACTTCTAAGATACCTGCAGCGATCATTGCAAAGATAGAAATGACAAGGCCAATGCCCATCCTTTGGAGTGTGGTGAAGCCTCGTTCCTTGCCTGTGAACTTCCTTGCGCATGGGACAATGATTTTGTCATAAACAGGAGCCCAAAAGATAACGCTGAGAGTGTCGAAGAGGGAGAGAGATGCTGAAGGAATCTTGAAAGTCGGGCCCATGTGTTGGTCCATTGTGTTGCCTTGCAAAACAAACATAGTGTTCATTTGGCTGTAGACAGTAGCGAAGATGATTCCAGATGCCCATACTGGAAGCAATCTGATAACTGATTTAAGCTCCTCGACTTGGGTAACAGTGCACAGTCTCCATGGGTTTAATGATTCCTTATCATGGTCATTTTCAGTCTCTACAGCAGCCTTGTCAAAGAACCTACAAGTTTAAAAGATCAATGACTAGATCAAcattcaaaaaacaaaaaagttgcCTATGTGAACAAAGTCTAAGCAAATCATATAAACAGCAAGGTTGCCTATGTAAACAAAGTATAAGCAGGTTGTTAAGCTTTAACAACATACTTTAACTTATCTGTGTGCTCTAGCTTTCGGCTCCCTTGAATATTGGATTCATTGTCAGCAACCTCGTAAAGAAGAGACTTATCTGCAGGAACTTTCACGTTGAGCTTTTTGAAGGATGCAACTATAACCTGAGCTATCCTTGTAAGCGGACTTCCCCCAGGTTTTTGAAGGCGATATGTTCGACTACCAGCAAAGAAGAATACAACTGCAATAGCCATTGCAACAGCTGGGATTCCAAAACCCCAGTCCCACCCCACATTCATTTGTATCCATACCAGAACAGAAGAAGCAACAAGTGCTCCAATATTGATTGAGAAGTAAAACCAATTGAAAAAAgagcttttcctttttctctcaaCTTCATCAGTTTCATCAAACTGATCAGCACCAAAAGATGAGACACATGGCTTAATCCCACCAGTACCAAGAGCAATCATGTATAAAGCTACAAAGAACACTGCGATTTGTTCTTGTGTTGGGTGGCAGACATCTCCAGTGCATGATGGCTTTAGTCCAGGGATAGAAGAAGACAATGTTAAGAGTGTCATACCCttcaagaaaacaaataatcatCAATCAAGGCATCGAGTAtagttgtttttatttgaaagaaCTAGATGTCTCTATAAAAATACCATCAGGATATGCATTCCAAGAACCTAATTgcttaaaaaagagaaaattgagtGTTGAAGCCAAACTTACAAAGAAGTAGATGATTGAGAAAATAGCAATTGTCCAGTATCTACCCAAATATGCATCAGCTACAAAGGCTCCGATCAATGGTGTAATATAGCAGGTTCCGGACCAATTCGTAACATTGTTTGATGCAGCGACATTTCCTTGATTGAGTTGTTCTTGGAGATAGTTGACTAAATTAGTCCCCATTCCATAGTATGCCAACCGTTCACAGCATTCATTTCCTGATGAAATTTTCGGGTTCGAAAAATGCAAAGCAAACCAGAAGGAATAAATAAAGAACAGAATACTAATGAATATGTTTAAAACAAGGATAAACCTGGAAAACCTTAAAATCATACCAAGAATGAAAGAGCAAGCTTTCCAATTCCCAGTTTTTTTCTTGTTGGCAGGCTTCTTATTGATATCCACTGTCCCATCCTTTGTATAGATGTCATCAGTCACCACCATCTTATATTTGGAGCGATCTTTCTACCCTTTGAAGGCTGGCAATCAATTCGATTTTAGAAGGAATATGAACACAGTAAGCAGGTATATCTTGAAGTTAATGAAAGAATCAGTCATTAACACATTATAGCAAGCATATTAAGAACTAAAGTAAGCATCTCGATAAATGAAATAAAGCAGTTCTCAGGAATTCCAAAACAGCAATTTGCATTCCCTTTCCGGAATTCAATCTAAGGTCCAGGGATTAACAGGGCATAATAGTACCTTAATACCCCATCATCGACCTTTACCATGGATTCTGCCAAAATCCAAACTGATGCCCAACCAATCCCATAAAATCCCGTCATACTAAATTCCTGGGCTTATTAGGCGGAGCACACTTCAAATAAGAGATActattttaatggttaaaagaaTGGGGTATCAAGTTGAATCACAAGAGAAGAGAGGACAACAAAAGCGGCAAAATAACCCATAAGCTACTGCCAAAAAGAATCCAAATTTTCAGATAATTAAAGGAAACAATTGTCCAGCTTATCATTATGTTCAAATCATTGCCAAAGCTTAAAACGTCATCAATTTAAAGCTTACAGTAACCATAAGTATAATGTTGATAAATCAAAAACCTATAATAACTCAACATATTTCCTCGCCGCAAAAGGAAAATCTAGTGAGTACCGAAAAGACAAGTTTAAACCAAGATACTacacacaaaaaataaaaataaaaaataaaaaatctgtaACCCATAAGAAATCTGAGTGTTTGGTATATCTCAGATCCATGGAAGGTTCactcaaacattaaaaaacaGAGTATGTAATATTCcaagacaaaaaaaaacccataaatCCGCATGTTTGGGCATGCATGCAAAAGTAGGAAACCCAGGAAACAAGGGAGAATTTCGATAGAAAGAAGCGAAAAACACAAGAATCAAAAGTCTATGAACCTGACGTACCTTTGAAGAAAAAGTgcagaagagaagagaaaagaagataAGAGGAGTTAATAGGAGAGAAACAAGGAGAAGGGAAGCCCGGTTCCAACTCCGGTACACAGCCAACGGGGTTAGACTTCAAACCTCAGACGATTTGTCACCATTTGGCAACCTTTCTATACTATATACTATAATGCAATATTTTCAGATTCTTTGCTTTCTAGTCCCCATACTGCTTTGGGAAAGCATTTGGGGTCATTATTACAAATCGGTTCCATTATTAGAGAATGTCATGGTGAGTCCAAGGTTTCATTATAAAACTGTTGACCAAGCTCGTTGGTTGCTTAtgcaattttcataaaaaatgaGTTGGAGGAGACCATAGACAGTTTATTCAGATTCATAAGGGACTGatgtgaaaaattataaatattgacaGCTGGCCTTTTCTAAAATTGGATTCCGCAACCTGAATATTCCAATCCAAGTTGGCCTTTGTATCTAGACATTTTACCGGCattgttaaaaaatagaaaacattaaacattttcccttttaaatctaaatcataaaaagCCCATTCATAATTATGTTTAGGATAATGCTTTTGGAAACAATCTGTGGACTCTTCAATTATTTTGATGTTATATGggatattcttttatataatttcactCCCCTTTTtttcgtaaaaaaaaaaaaaggtaagatTCCATCAAATTTGCAGTTAACCAAGAACAAGAGTCTTTGATAAGATAAGTGGAGGTAGGTCCAGTTCATGTTAGCACTTAACTCCCAATTCTTTTTCCTAAAACAATTAACTCTAATCggataaactattaaaatagtcacttttgtttaccttaagttatattttagttatttatgttttaaatgttacgttttagtcacttttattatcatgttgtaatattttagtcactgatCCGTTAATAGTGTAACAGTAAGTTGAtgtggcatgttaaatcattattttaaaagaaacttttaggttaaattctacaattgatccttatatttttattttgagcaatttgttttttcttttatgttcttttaactttcctttttttttcattcacttCTGTTTCcccctctgttttcctcccttctttatttcttttaatgtagtttttctatatttttcatttgttaaaattagtccACAAGACCGCCTCATtcgaaaaaaatgaaattgttcaaaaaaataaaagtatagggattagtttttaaaaatgaaaacataaaaaaactacgtgaaaataaatagagaagagaggaaaacagAGTGAGAAATGAAGAggatagaaaaaataaaaaagttaaaagaatataaaaaattaaattgctcaaaacgaaaaaatatggtgaccgatttataatttaacctaaaatttttgtttgaaaaaatatGACAATTAACGgttcagtgactaaaatattacaacacgataacgtaagtgactaaaacataacatttaaaacttaagttcatatctactttttttttacacaatgttTAAAATTACCTATAACCCCTCTCAACCTATgaataggagaataatgcgcTTTAACACACTCGAACTTACGTCTTcttacattgacaataatacttATGCCAGTCGAGCTAAGAACTAATGAGctgttaaatattatttttaaatgaattgaatcTCGAATTTAATATTAATCCATGTATGTTTGTTTTGGTGATCCGTTGCATGATGCCTTAGACCCAACTGCTATTGCTAGAGGCGAAGGCGAGGTCCCCAAGCTTGGTTTTGAGGCTATTTTCCATGGTCAATTTATGCGCATGCCGGTTTTAGATTCCAAAAAGGATCAAGTAGATATGATGGTGATCCATCATGGCCTTGACCGCATTGCGTTTTGAAGTTGCTTGTGCTTTTGCTTGATAACCCATACTTGGCCTTAATAATGTTGACAAAGACTCGTGCAGAGGGATGACTATTAAAACTTTGGGAAATTAAAAATCCATATCAACCTTATCTTTAAAATTAGACGTAatcatttttttccattaatttaacttttaagatatttaaataaaattttaagatgaaattgttgttttatttttattcaaattcataataagTGTTTAATTACgttttcattataatttaaactattcaatttaatcaatcttattattttaaatcatttatcacttggttcacattaacattattattagtGTAGGAGGATATGGGTCGAGTGTGTTAAAACGcgtttatcctcctatttaaagaTTGATGAGAGATTATAGATAATTATAgatattgtatgaaaattttaaaattttaaaatattattatttaaatcgaGATTAATTCTATTATCaaacaaaacacacaaaaatgCAATATACAAAGAGGTGTTCCTACAAAGTAAACACATGTaatgcatttattttaaaattgaaaataacattattatttaaaacatgaataATATCGTTATTTTATTCGCATCGATTTTtagagattaaaataaataagattgaagaataaaaatataaatatatagtatGTCCATCTTTTAAacattgtacatatatatatattttaatattgtacaaTTTGAAAGTCTTTAAAAGGAAACAAACTgcaattatttaatattgtacaattatttaatcatctttaaTCTAGGTTGTTAGTTAAAAGTGTAAGCAATCTCGCATTATCTAGGAACACATTGCAAATAGATTATGAGTCTATATTGACCCATATCCTACATGgtttaagaaaataagaaaaatgacaCTTGGGgtctatataaatatatgttttgtaaattttatttttacaagaggtggcaccaaaaacaaaaatattgatttttctcaatatgcTGAAAAGcgttttcaataaattttttaaaaaaatgacattttgggaaatttactcatttttaataCTAACTTCTAATGTCACATGTGATTTTATGTATTGTTTGAATACTAACTTCAAAGATTATAATAGAACATTTTCACAtaataattaaagcatttttAACATGTTCAACTGATAATATGGTTTTACTTTATGTAATTAAGGCaaagtaaaattattcaaaagaataactaattaacataattaaatataatattaattaagtaataatcAATATGCTTAGaattctattcaaataataattttattttacatcaataaaattaaaattagcacaactttattcatatattttatgcttagagttctattcaagtaataactccaatttaaaattaacaaactttttaatttgtaattgtaaattaaattataattaattttaaatatataattatctcAACTTCTatcttatttcaattttaacttataattctaaattaaatattgtaattatttttaaatgtgaatttagtaatatgatagGAATTAAAAGGTACTCTTatcaattcaaaagtttttcaaacttgtgctcttatatatattatagataatgttattaaatatttttaataataattacgaaataaaaatataatcatacataTTCAAGTTCaacatatatgatataaaatactattaatatttaaaagttataaaataagaCTAAATTAGTTGAAtatgctaaaaaaaattaattggcCAAATAGACTTTtatggaaataaatcatttttggaGAGAGCATGAAAGCGCATTCGCGCTCAATTAGATACGTTTTTcgataattacaaaaaaaatgcgTTTAACTGGGTGCACTTTTCTTGACATGTCAGTAAGAAAGCTCGTTCGCTTTCACACACTCTCTCCAAAAACGGTCTATGTGTTCAACTGGGTGTGCTTTCCTTAATATATCAGTAAGAAAGCTCATTCGCTTTCACACACTCTATCCAAAAACAGTCTATTTTCttacattaaaaaaagaatCACTTATTTGGctgataaatttttttgacataTTCAACTAATTTAGCCATAAAATAAagcttattttgttaaaataaataaaaatccaaaactcaaaattaaaatgacaaagAAAAACTCAACTAGATAAAAGtgatcataaaaaattaaaaaaataaaaaattcaaccaacCGAATCTTACTTgtgcataaaatatttgtatatcatCAGCAGGTCTATTTATTGTTGGAAACTAGATGCGCTAATGCTTACATCTACTCTACGCAACAAACACACTAAACTACGATAAAAGCCAATTCATCTTCAAAaagggttttttatttaaatatattaaaaaaattttaaatacctaaGTTGTCAGCTAGATTAATTACTGACGTTTTCTTTAATCGCGTCTATTTAACAGGTGCggatcaaattttatattaaaatattttattttttttctcatttaataaaatattaataagttttttCTCGAATCAGTATataacctaggtataaatacgAAATACAAGTTGCGGCTATTTGATAGTTGCGACTAGTTGAGCCTATCTCAGAGGCGCGAATGGTGGGGCCCACTACTACTTATTTTTTCTCCTATATATCGTATGTTGATAATCaatcaactaaattcattatataaatgtgaagttatttatattacaaaactccctaaaattgatggtttgatggtgtgGTTCTAGGTGTATATTTTTGTGGAGCTCGACGTTCACGTTGCGGACGATTACGGTGATCAACGTTCTTGTCATCCATATGTAGGGGTGTGTGAAACATAgatgaaaaatcatatgtcTCAAATGTCATTGATGAACTTGAGCCGGGAGGAGTGGAGTATGGCAGTGGATACTGGCCGGAAGGAGCGGAGTACTGAGGTGGATACGAGCTAGGATGACTGGAGTACTGAGGTGGTAGTGGGCTAAAGATGTCAAACTCTGAATGATATCCGTGGCCTGGCGAGCCTGGGAAATAGTCATTACCCCCCAAATCTGGATGATAAGAACTATCCCTAGAATGTAGTTCCGTCTCTGCCTTCGGCTCCAGCTCTGGCTTTGGTGCATGATGCGGATCTGGAAGAGGTTATCCAATTCGTGTCATACGTGGAGGGACTACCATCGACCGCCCACCAAACAAAAATGGTCGTATGCAGATGGAGCGGGGGAGGGGGCATGCATGCAGCAACAAAAGACCATTCGCGCCTACTTGTCAGGCTCGATTAGTCGCGCCTATCTGACAGACGCGACCCCTTTTTTACCTGTTGACCATATTTTTacctgtatatatatttaaatatttttaataaaaataaaaaaattaatattttatttaaacaaaatatatattttaatataaaaattgattcgCGCCTGTTAGATAGGCGCGGTTAAAGAAAACGTaccatttcggtaattaatcTAGCTGACAAcctatttaagtatttaatttttttttaatatatctaAGTAAAAAACCCTTCAAACAGTATAACATATTACTATCTAACAAATAAAAGAAGTTATGAATT
The window above is part of the Gossypium raimondii isolate GPD5lz chromosome 9, ASM2569854v1, whole genome shotgun sequence genome. Proteins encoded here:
- the LOC105799924 gene encoding protein NRT1/ PTR FAMILY 8.1 codes for the protein MVVTDDIYTKDGTVDINKKPANKKKTGNWKACSFILGNECCERLAYYGMGTNLVNYLQEQLNQGNVAASNNVTNWSGTCYITPLIGAFVADAYLGRYWTIAIFSIIYFFGMTLLTLSSSIPGLKPSCTGDVCHPTQEQIAVFFVALYMIALGTGGIKPCVSSFGADQFDETDEVERKRKSSFFNWFYFSINIGALVASSVLVWIQMNVGWDWGFGIPAVAMAIAVVFFFAGSRTYRLQKPGGSPLTRIAQVIVASFKKLNVKVPADKSLLYEVADNESNIQGSRKLEHTDKLKFFDKAAVETENDHDKESLNPWRLCTVTQVEELKSVIRLLPVWASGIIFATVYSQMNTMFVLQGNTMDQHMGPTFKIPSASLSLFDTLSVIFWAPVYDKIIVPCARKFTGKERGFTTLQRMGIGLVISIFAMIAAGILEVVRLQIVRKNNYYDLKSIPMSIFWQVPEYFLVGCAEVFTFVGQIEFFYDQAPDAMRSLSSALSLTTVALGNYLSTLLVTAVTKITTQNGKLGWIPDNLNRGHLDYFFWLLAILSLLNFIVYLWIAKWYTYKKVAGYPE